In the genome of Desulfovibrio sp. TomC, one region contains:
- the hflK gene encoding FtsH protease activity modulator HflK: protein MNWDWDKLSEQKRRQGSPIPEPGRLGEDLADRLSDIKKRLPGGPKIIVAVLVLLWLASGIYIVEPDEAGVVQRFGAYAYSTGPGPHYHLPFPMETVKTPKVSQVRRVEVGFRATTRDGLTSPYRAVPEESLMLTGDENIVDVQFIVQYQISNPVDFLFRVAHPVETVKSAAEAAMRQVIGDAKIDTVLTAGKVKVQDDTRALLQEMLARYGCGVDVVAVQLQDVHPPKEVVDAFKDVASAREDKIRLVNEADAYYNDIIPKARGRAAAILNEAGAYKEQVIRRAKGGADRFTALRTEFDKAPAVTRQRLFIEGMETLLTNPELEKLIMSDEAARQAVPYLPLEAMRPAPRPQDAPAAKPKGGAQ, encoded by the coding sequence TCCGAGCAAAAACGCCGCCAAGGATCTCCGATACCGGAACCCGGGCGGCTTGGCGAGGACTTGGCCGACAGACTGTCGGATATCAAAAAACGGCTGCCCGGCGGCCCAAAAATCATTGTGGCCGTGCTGGTCCTTTTATGGCTGGCGAGCGGCATTTACATCGTGGAGCCGGATGAGGCAGGCGTTGTGCAGCGTTTCGGCGCGTATGCCTATTCCACGGGACCTGGGCCGCATTACCATTTACCGTTTCCGATGGAGACCGTAAAGACCCCGAAGGTTTCCCAGGTGCGCCGGGTGGAGGTGGGCTTCCGCGCCACGACCCGCGACGGCCTGACCTCCCCGTATCGGGCGGTTCCAGAAGAATCGCTCATGCTCACCGGGGATGAAAACATCGTGGATGTGCAGTTTATCGTCCAGTATCAGATCAGCAATCCCGTGGACTTTCTTTTTCGAGTGGCCCACCCGGTTGAGACGGTCAAAAGCGCCGCCGAAGCGGCTATGCGCCAAGTCATCGGCGACGCCAAAATTGACACGGTGCTGACGGCCGGCAAGGTCAAGGTGCAAGACGACACCCGGGCACTGCTCCAGGAAATGCTCGCGCGCTACGGCTGCGGCGTGGATGTCGTGGCTGTGCAGCTTCAGGACGTGCATCCGCCCAAGGAAGTCGTGGATGCCTTCAAGGACGTGGCCAGCGCCAGGGAAGACAAGATTCGTCTCGTCAACGAGGCCGACGCTTACTATAACGACATCATTCCCAAGGCCCGAGGCCGGGCTGCCGCCATTTTAAACGAAGCCGGCGCTTACAAGGAGCAGGTCATTCGCCGGGCCAAGGGCGGAGCGGACCGCTTCACGGCCCTGCGGACCGAATTCGACAAGGCCCCGGCCGTGACCCGGCAGCGCCTTTTCATCGAAGGCATGGAAACCCTGCTGACCAACCCCGAGCTTGAAAAACTCATCATGAGCGATGAAGCGGCACGCCAGGCTGTTCCCTATCTGCCGCTGGAGGCCATGCGCCCGGCCCCGCGTCCCCAGGACGCCCCGGCGGCCAAGCCCAAGGGAGGCGCCCAGTGA
- the secF gene encoding protein translocase subunit SecF yields MVLELIRPGTNINFLKYRKLAYLFSAAIILAGFVSLAVKGGPRFGVDFSGGLSIQVRFAKTMDVESIAKAVDEVGLKNVVVQRFGQDDANEFLIRASDHEVNQETVRTGIETALAKNLPDSGYSVQRLEMVGPKVGADLRGKALEAIFYSVLLIAIYISGRFEQRWMAAGLMAAGLSAGIYLLKLTGASTVWLIVAAMAITMALCFVMRLKYALGAVVADLHDVFITISIFSLLDKEFDLTIVAALLTILGYSLNDTIIVYDRIREKLRHTDKSAPFEQVINQSVNETLSRTILTAGTTLMTVACLYFFGGAVIHDFALAMLIGILAGTYSSIFVASPILLDLGSGLNKPEAPAPAAGPRVNAARA; encoded by the coding sequence ATGGTTCTGGAGCTGATACGGCCCGGCACGAACATCAATTTTCTGAAGTACCGGAAGCTGGCCTACCTTTTTTCGGCGGCCATCATCCTGGCCGGCTTTGTGTCCCTGGCCGTCAAAGGCGGTCCGCGTTTCGGCGTGGATTTTTCCGGCGGTCTGTCCATCCAGGTGCGCTTTGCCAAGACCATGGACGTGGAGAGCATTGCCAAGGCCGTGGACGAGGTGGGGCTTAAAAACGTCGTGGTCCAGCGCTTCGGCCAGGACGACGCCAACGAGTTTTTGATCCGGGCCTCGGATCACGAGGTCAACCAGGAGACGGTGCGCACCGGCATTGAGACCGCCTTGGCCAAAAATCTTCCCGATTCGGGCTATTCCGTCCAACGCCTGGAGATGGTCGGTCCCAAGGTTGGCGCGGATTTGCGCGGCAAGGCCCTGGAAGCCATCTTCTATTCGGTGCTTTTGATCGCCATCTATATTTCCGGGCGCTTTGAGCAACGCTGGATGGCGGCCGGCCTCATGGCGGCCGGTCTTTCCGCCGGCATCTATCTGCTCAAGCTCACCGGAGCCTCGACGGTGTGGCTCATTGTCGCGGCCATGGCCATCACCATGGCCCTGTGCTTCGTCATGCGCCTCAAATACGCCCTGGGTGCAGTGGTGGCCGATCTGCATGACGTGTTCATCACCATCAGCATCTTTTCCCTGTTGGATAAGGAGTTCGATCTGACCATTGTGGCCGCACTCCTGACCATCCTTGGCTATTCGCTCAACGACACCATTATCGTCTACGACCGGATACGGGAAAAGCTGCGCCATACCGACAAGTCCGCACCCTTTGAGCAGGTCATCAACCAAAGCGTCAACGAGACTCTTTCGCGCACCATCCTGACGGCCGGGACAACGCTTATGACCGTCGCCTGCCTGTACTTCTTTGGCGGTGCGGTTATTCACGATTTCGCCTTGGCCATGCTGATCGGCATCCTGGCCGGCACCTATTCTTCGATTTTTGTGGCCAGCCCGATCCTGCTGGATCTGGGTTCGGGACTCAACAAACCCGAGGCTCCCGCACCGGCGGCCGGACCCCGGGTCAACGCCGCCAGGGCTTAG
- the hflC gene encoding protease modulator HflC, protein MKTSLVIGAVLAFLAAVTASQSVYVVDQTETAIVLQLGKPVAGPILPGLHAKIPFIQNVVFFDARLLEYDAKAAEILTLDKKNLVVDNYARWRITDPLLFYRTLRTVDRANARLDDIIYAELRVALGQYTLLDVVSEKREIIMGEVTKKSSQILSPYGLEVVDVRIKRTDLPAENAQAIYGRMKAERERQAKLYRSEGSEEMEKIKSGANKDRAILLAEAERQAEILRGQGDAEAASVWAEAVSKSPEFFGFTRSLEAYQKSFAHNTRLFLTPESPFLKYMR, encoded by the coding sequence GTGAAGACTTCCCTCGTTATCGGCGCTGTCCTGGCCTTTCTGGCCGCTGTGACCGCTTCCCAGAGCGTCTACGTGGTGGACCAGACCGAGACGGCCATTGTGCTCCAGCTCGGCAAACCTGTGGCCGGTCCCATCCTGCCGGGGCTGCACGCCAAGATTCCTTTCATTCAAAACGTGGTCTTTTTCGACGCCAGACTGCTCGAGTACGACGCCAAGGCGGCCGAGATCCTGACGCTGGACAAGAAAAATCTGGTCGTGGACAATTACGCCCGCTGGCGCATTACCGATCCGCTGCTTTTCTACCGGACCTTGCGCACGGTTGACCGGGCCAACGCCCGCCTCGACGACATCATTTACGCCGAATTGCGTGTGGCCCTCGGCCAGTACACGCTGCTCGACGTGGTGTCGGAAAAGCGGGAGATCATCATGGGCGAAGTGACGAAAAAATCCTCGCAGATCCTGTCGCCCTATGGGCTTGAGGTGGTTGATGTCCGCATCAAACGCACGGATCTGCCGGCGGAAAACGCCCAGGCCATCTACGGACGGATGAAAGCTGAACGCGAACGGCAAGCCAAACTCTACCGTTCCGAAGGCTCGGAGGAGATGGAAAAGATCAAATCCGGCGCAAACAAAGATCGGGCCATCCTGCTGGCCGAGGCTGAACGGCAGGCTGAAATCCTGCGCGGGCAGGGGGATGCCGAAGCGGCGTCCGTGTGGGCCGAGGCTGTCAGCAAGTCGCCGGAGTTTTTTGGCTTCACCCGAAGCCTTGAAGCCTACCAGAAGTCCTTTGCCCACAATACCCGGCTGTTTCTCACCCCGGAAAGCCCTTTTCTCAAATACATGCGCTGA